The Bryobacteraceae bacterium genome includes a window with the following:
- a CDS encoding electron transfer flavoprotein subunit alpha produces MEKTLVLLHTVDGQVPQAGLETLGLAKSLGGEFDLAVLGAGAASAAQQISGGAAGVLAVEGDAFAVSRYATDAAACEALIRASGAPLILAPDTMRFHRALPGVAERLSAAIDTHVVSLNSEGAVERWYYRQRIEASLRRAQRPWILLVEPGSQPAAAPQPGAAPEILSVSCDTRTKIEGFSTPLAGEQTIRPDAPLLFVAGAGWTKKQKDGAVHVEEAANLILDFVRRTQCSLGSSKSLVDLSGEGQAVLPFLTHLHQVGQTGSSPRHKKGLATCCHGEEPHVVGWRFIQERRAINLDPNCGWVRGKADVVYVADAFEVMRELLKLI; encoded by the coding sequence ATGGAAAAGACTCTCGTTTTGCTGCACACCGTGGATGGCCAGGTCCCGCAGGCCGGCCTGGAAACGCTGGGATTGGCGAAAAGTCTCGGCGGCGAATTCGACCTCGCCGTTCTGGGCGCGGGCGCCGCTTCGGCCGCGCAACAGATTTCAGGCGGCGCTGCCGGAGTGCTGGCCGTCGAAGGCGATGCCTTCGCCGTCTCGCGCTATGCCACCGACGCCGCCGCCTGCGAAGCCCTCATCCGCGCCTCCGGCGCTCCGCTGATCCTTGCGCCCGACACGATGCGTTTCCACCGCGCCCTGCCCGGCGTCGCCGAGCGCCTCAGCGCAGCCATCGACACGCACGTCGTCTCTCTCAATTCCGAAGGCGCCGTCGAGCGCTGGTACTACCGCCAGCGCATCGAGGCTTCGCTCAGGCGCGCGCAGCGCCCGTGGATCCTGCTTGTCGAGCCCGGCTCGCAACCCGCCGCTGCGCCTCAGCCGGGCGCGGCACCCGAAATTCTGAGCGTCTCCTGCGACACCCGCACCAAAATCGAGGGCTTCTCCACGCCGCTCGCCGGCGAGCAGACCATCCGCCCCGACGCGCCTCTGCTCTTCGTCGCCGGCGCCGGCTGGACCAAGAAGCAGAAAGACGGCGCCGTGCATGTCGAGGAAGCCGCCAATCTGATCCTCGATTTCGTCCGCCGCACCCAGTGCTCGCTCGGATCGTCGAAGTCCCTCGTCGATCTCTCCGGCGAAGGCCAGGCGGTGCTGCCCTTCCTCACGCACCTGCACCAGGTCGGCCAGACCGGCTCCTCGCCGCGCCATAAAAAGGGATTGGCCACCTGCTGCCACGGCGAAGAGCCGCACGTCGTCGGCTGGCGTTTCATCCAGGAGCGCCGCGCCATCAACCTCGACCCCAACTGCGGCTGGGTCCGTGGCAAAGCCGACGTCGTCTATGTCGCCGACGCCTTCGAGGTCATGCGCGAGCTGCTGAAGCTGATCTGA
- a CDS encoding electron-transferring-flavoprotein dehydrogenase: MHEELTDQPQAQPLDADIVCTGFGPAVAGFLRTLTQGLQKPEMAGVESKAMPGLPPQIVCYERADDISFGVSGVVTRARAIRNSIPGLDPAEIPLAARVRDEQLIYLLDPWGVTRRPAWMRLADQLCRAFSGVLGVAHEGLALPWVPEFLHKQDGFIFSLGQFNQWVGQQVMMSGLAQIWPATPVASPLIEEDRVAGVRLAADGSEVRAALTVVGDGPVGAVGRQLDGHFGMPAGHRRDEWAVGMKMVIDLPESCTLEEGTVWHTIGFPEPEIFGFLYVHPGRIASAGIFVPSWMDSPVRTSYRYLQHFIQHPYLWRHLKGGRLRSWGAKSLLESGRRGEPFLAGHGYARIGECSGSTNVLTGSGVDEAWLTGTQLAEAVLELLREGKPFTRENLENTYVARRRASWLERESQTAERARNGFQWGLLPGFLGMALAGLTGGRLSLPRPREDRHPKKLADYYAGRLSRSEIERARRRAEAEARPLHDILMDLCGWPPVEYDGQLLVSHQDALLMGGKVQAPADFPDHVVFRSPQLCLQCEAHLCVEICSGEAIRISPENPAGVPAFDREKCVHCGACLWNCPVSNIEFCAAPGGLHSAEN; this comes from the coding sequence ATGCACGAAGAACTCACGGATCAGCCGCAGGCGCAGCCGCTCGACGCCGACATCGTCTGCACGGGCTTCGGCCCCGCCGTGGCGGGCTTCCTCCGGACTCTCACGCAAGGTCTCCAGAAGCCCGAAATGGCGGGCGTCGAATCGAAGGCCATGCCTGGCCTGCCGCCCCAGATCGTCTGCTACGAGCGCGCCGACGACATCTCCTTCGGCGTCTCCGGCGTGGTCACGCGAGCCCGCGCCATCCGCAACTCGATTCCCGGCCTCGACCCCGCCGAAATCCCCCTCGCCGCCCGGGTGCGTGACGAGCAGCTCATCTACCTGCTGGATCCCTGGGGCGTCACGCGCCGTCCCGCGTGGATGCGGCTGGCCGACCAGCTCTGCCGCGCATTCTCCGGCGTGCTCGGCGTCGCCCATGAAGGTCTCGCACTGCCCTGGGTGCCTGAGTTTCTCCACAAGCAGGACGGCTTCATCTTCTCGCTCGGCCAGTTCAATCAGTGGGTGGGCCAGCAGGTGATGATGTCCGGGCTCGCGCAGATCTGGCCCGCCACGCCCGTCGCCAGCCCGCTCATCGAAGAGGACCGGGTGGCCGGTGTCCGCCTCGCCGCCGATGGCAGCGAGGTGCGCGCCGCGCTCACGGTCGTCGGCGACGGTCCCGTCGGCGCCGTCGGCCGCCAGCTCGACGGGCACTTCGGCATGCCCGCCGGCCACCGCCGCGACGAGTGGGCCGTCGGCATGAAGATGGTCATCGACCTGCCCGAGTCCTGCACCCTCGAAGAGGGCACGGTCTGGCACACCATCGGATTTCCCGAACCCGAGATCTTCGGCTTCCTCTACGTCCATCCAGGCCGCATCGCCAGCGCCGGCATCTTTGTCCCCTCATGGATGGACAGCCCGGTGCGCACGTCGTACCGCTACCTCCAGCACTTTATCCAGCACCCGTATCTCTGGCGGCACCTCAAAGGCGGACGCCTCCGGAGCTGGGGCGCCAAGTCTCTTCTCGAATCCGGCCGCCGCGGCGAACCCTTCCTCGCAGGCCACGGCTACGCCCGCATCGGCGAGTGCTCCGGCTCCACCAACGTGCTCACCGGCTCGGGTGTCGACGAAGCGTGGCTTACTGGAACGCAACTCGCCGAAGCCGTCCTCGAACTGTTGCGCGAAGGCAAACCCTTCACCCGGGAGAATCTCGAAAACACCTACGTCGCGCGCCGCCGCGCTTCCTGGCTCGAGCGCGAATCGCAGACGGCTGAAAGGGCGCGCAACGGCTTCCAGTGGGGGCTGCTGCCCGGCTTCCTCGGCATGGCGCTGGCCGGACTCACCGGCGGCCGCCTCTCCCTGCCCCGTCCCCGCGAAGACCGCCATCCGAAAAAACTTGCCGACTATTACGCCGGGCGCCTCTCGCGCTCCGAAATCGAGCGCGCCCGCCGGCGCGCCGAAGCCGAAGCCCGCCCCCTGCACGACATCCTGATGGACCTGTGCGGCTGGCCGCCGGTCGAGTACGACGGCCAGTTGCTCGTCTCCCATCAGGACGCCCTGCTGATGGGCGGCAAGGTCCAGGCGCCCGCCGATTTCCCCGATCACGTCGTCTTCCGCAGCCCGCAGCTTTGCCTGCAGTGCGAGGCGCATCTGTGCGTCGAGATCTGCTCGGGCGAAGCCATCCGGATTTCGCCCGAAAATCCAGCCGGTGTTCCGGCTTTCGACCGGGAAAAATGCGTCCATTGCGGGGCGTGTTTGTGGAATTGTCCCGTGTCCAATATCGAGTTTTGCGCCGCCCCGGGCGGCCTCCATTCCGCGGAAAACTGA
- the ubiX gene encoding flavin prenyltransferase UbiX translates to MPQRLIVAITGASGVIYGIRTLEALRQMPEIETHLVMSAAARATIGAETNLAPRDVEKLASVVHPNANIGATIASGSFETMGMIVAPCSIKTLSAIANCYSADLIARAADVQLKEGRPVLLLVRETPLHRGHLRLMQMAAEQGAIIMPPVPAFYNTPQTVDDIVNQTVGRALARIGIRTNLAGEWGGLGSRVI, encoded by the coding sequence TTGCCGCAACGCCTGATTGTGGCCATCACCGGCGCCTCCGGCGTCATTTACGGCATCCGCACTCTCGAGGCTTTGCGCCAGATGCCGGAGATCGAAACCCACCTCGTCATGAGCGCCGCCGCCCGCGCCACCATCGGCGCGGAGACCAACCTCGCGCCGCGCGATGTCGAAAAGCTCGCCTCCGTCGTCCACCCGAACGCCAACATCGGCGCCACCATCGCCTCCGGCTCGTTCGAGACCATGGGCATGATCGTCGCGCCCTGCTCCATCAAGACCCTTTCGGCCATCGCCAACTGCTACAGCGCCGATCTCATCGCCCGCGCCGCCGACGTCCAGCTCAAGGAAGGCCGCCCCGTCCTGCTGCTCGTCCGCGAAACCCCCCTCCACCGCGGCCACCTCCGCCTGATGCAGATGGCCGCCGAACAGGGCGCCATCATCATGCCCCCGGTGCCCGCCTTCTACAACACCCCCCAGACCGTGGACGACATCGTCAACCAGACCGTCGGCCGCGCCCTCGCCCGCATCGGCATCCGCACCAACCTCGCGGGCGAATGGGGCGGCCTCGGCAGCCGGGTGATTTGA
- a CDS encoding dehydrogenase, producing the protein MALETNRRHFFLGSLLAGAVPAAGFGSTPSLKLAGYKSPNEKLNIASIGAGGKASSDIAACAPTENIVALCDVDDRQAAATYKRFESVPKYKDFRRMLDKEDKNIDAVIVCTPDHMHGIQAMWCMERGKHVYVQKPLTRTVWEARQLLEAARKYKVATQMGNQGYSNEGTRQVAEMIWAGEIGEVREVHAWTDRPIWPQGLTSIPPEEPVPDTLDWDLWLGIADMRPFTSGKDTGKYPNRFGGYFYQPFNWRGFYDFGCGALGDMACHILGAPNMALQLGPPKSVECIKKEGTSPFMFPERSVIRFEFPARGNMPPVTLYWYDGCKETPRIEGVPEGEWLGDMPFLMGGGQGQQGGPPRQAQRTGYVGRLFDWEQYEAMRKEPDKLRFPPPDGALFVGSKGMITTGTYGEQTRLIPAEKMKDYRFPAPLLTRSPGHYRDWIRACKGGEPACSNFEVAAPFTEWMLLGVIALRVEGKLEYDPVKMRFTNNNEANKYLKPTFRKGWSFA; encoded by the coding sequence TTGGCTCTTGAGACCAACCGACGCCACTTCTTCCTGGGCTCGCTCCTGGCCGGAGCCGTGCCCGCTGCCGGCTTCGGCAGCACGCCTTCGCTCAAACTTGCCGGCTACAAGTCGCCGAATGAGAAGCTGAACATCGCCTCCATCGGCGCCGGCGGCAAAGCGTCCAGCGATATCGCCGCCTGTGCGCCCACGGAGAACATCGTCGCCCTGTGCGACGTGGACGACCGCCAGGCTGCGGCCACCTACAAGCGCTTCGAGAGCGTGCCGAAGTACAAAGACTTCCGCCGCATGCTCGATAAAGAAGACAAGAACATCGACGCCGTCATCGTCTGCACGCCGGACCACATGCATGGCATCCAGGCCATGTGGTGCATGGAGCGCGGCAAGCATGTGTACGTGCAGAAGCCGCTCACCCGCACCGTCTGGGAAGCCCGTCAGCTGCTGGAGGCGGCGCGCAAATACAAGGTCGCCACGCAGATGGGCAACCAGGGCTACTCGAACGAAGGCACCCGCCAGGTCGCCGAAATGATCTGGGCTGGCGAGATCGGCGAAGTCCGCGAAGTCCACGCCTGGACGGACCGCCCCATCTGGCCGCAGGGGCTCACCTCCATTCCGCCGGAAGAGCCCGTCCCCGACACGCTCGACTGGGACCTGTGGCTCGGCATCGCCGACATGCGACCGTTCACGTCCGGCAAAGACACGGGCAAGTACCCGAACCGCTTCGGCGGCTACTTCTATCAGCCCTTCAACTGGCGCGGCTTTTACGACTTCGGCTGCGGCGCCCTCGGCGACATGGCCTGCCACATCCTCGGCGCGCCGAACATGGCCTTGCAGCTCGGTCCGCCGAAGAGCGTGGAGTGCATCAAAAAGGAAGGCACTTCCCCCTTCATGTTCCCCGAGCGGTCGGTGATCAGGTTTGAATTCCCCGCCCGCGGCAACATGCCTCCCGTCACTCTGTACTGGTATGACGGCTGCAAGGAGACGCCCAGGATCGAGGGCGTGCCGGAAGGCGAGTGGCTCGGCGACATGCCCTTCCTGATGGGCGGCGGCCAGGGCCAGCAGGGAGGCCCGCCGCGCCAGGCGCAGCGCACCGGCTACGTCGGCCGACTCTTCGATTGGGAGCAGTACGAGGCCATGCGCAAAGAGCCCGACAAGCTCCGTTTCCCGCCGCCCGATGGCGCGCTGTTCGTCGGCAGCAAGGGCATGATCACTACCGGCACGTACGGCGAGCAGACCCGGCTCATTCCGGCGGAGAAGATGAAGGACTACCGCTTCCCCGCCCCGCTGCTGACGCGCTCGCCCGGCCACTACCGCGACTGGATCCGCGCCTGCAAGGGCGGCGAGCCCGCCTGCTCCAACTTCGAAGTCGCCGCGCCGTTCACCGAATGGATGCTGCTCGGCGTCATCGCCCTGCGCGTCGAGGGCAAGCTCGAGTACGACCCCGTGAAAATGCGCTTCACCAACAACAACGAGGCGAACAAATACCTCAAGCCCACCTTCCGCAAGGGCTGGTCGTTCGCCTGA
- a CDS encoding (Fe-S)-binding protein: MPADHREQVRRALEHPHLSAALTRFSEDYRASRARAYQGLDFEALRERIAERKAHAAERLDRLAARFLEAAAARGARAVRLHTPADVRAYILDVARRRGARLIVKSKSMATEEIHLNAALEQAGIEVKETDLGEWIVQLARQRPSHMVLPAIHLTREDVAELFSRETGERLQAEIPRLVRVAREQLREKFLHADIGITGANIAVAETGSLVLLTNEGNARLVGTLPPVHIAVVGIEKLVERFEDIEPIVAALPRSATAQQITSYVSILTGPAEAAEGGAKEMHIILYDHRRMEMSEDPLFCQALQCIRCASCLNVCPVYRLVGGHVFGKVYTGAIGTVLTACIEGWEASRGLEQLCIQCGACRDVCPAKIDLPELILEVRRRAAAAAPQPLAARAAFSIVSNRRAFHALLRAASLAQKPLADGPYLRHLPLWLSGRGKDRRLPALAAEPLRDRLPRLEQPRSDRKAALFAGCLIDFVYPEIGEAIVRLLNRAGIEVVFPEKQTCCGAPAHFSGALDAAAANARDNAEAFSGIEAEAVISACPTCTVALQQDVLRALRETGGEQHLAEAEQLAGKTVDVATFLQRLVAEGALRLPEGRQLPALTYHDSCHLKRTLHAEQPPRKLLCATGYEVREMAECDVCCGMGGSYSLKMPEVSSAMLARKLRMIAATGAEGVALDCPGCLMQIRGGSAAAGQPVRVLHTAEWLAHLLDAEH; encoded by the coding sequence ATGCCCGCTGACCATCGCGAGCAGGTCCGCCGTGCTCTCGAGCATCCACACCTTTCCGCCGCGCTGACGCGTTTCAGCGAAGATTACCGGGCGAGCCGCGCCCGCGCCTACCAGGGCCTTGACTTCGAGGCGCTGCGCGAGCGGATCGCGGAGCGCAAGGCGCATGCGGCCGAGCGGCTCGACAGGCTCGCCGCGCGCTTTCTGGAGGCCGCCGCTGCCCGCGGCGCGCGCGCCGTGCGGCTCCACACGCCAGCCGATGTGCGCGCCTACATCCTCGACGTGGCCCGGCGGCGCGGGGCGCGCCTGATCGTGAAATCCAAATCGATGGCCACCGAGGAGATCCACCTGAATGCGGCGCTCGAGCAGGCGGGCATCGAGGTGAAGGAAACTGATCTCGGCGAGTGGATCGTGCAGCTGGCGCGCCAACGCCCGTCGCACATGGTGCTGCCGGCCATTCACCTGACGCGCGAGGACGTCGCCGAACTGTTCAGCCGCGAGACGGGCGAGCGGCTTCAGGCCGAGATTCCTCGCCTGGTGCGCGTGGCGCGGGAGCAGCTCCGCGAGAAATTCCTGCACGCAGACATCGGCATCACGGGCGCCAACATCGCCGTGGCGGAAACGGGGAGTCTGGTGCTTCTCACGAATGAAGGCAACGCGCGGCTGGTGGGGACGCTGCCGCCCGTGCACATCGCCGTCGTCGGAATCGAGAAACTCGTGGAGCGGTTCGAAGATATCGAGCCGATCGTGGCGGCCCTCCCGCGCAGCGCCACGGCGCAGCAGATCACCAGCTACGTGTCCATTCTGACCGGGCCGGCGGAAGCAGCCGAAGGCGGCGCAAAGGAGATGCACATCATCCTGTACGATCACCGCCGCATGGAGATGTCGGAGGATCCGCTGTTCTGCCAGGCGCTGCAGTGCATCCGCTGCGCCTCGTGCCTGAACGTGTGCCCCGTGTACAGGCTGGTGGGCGGGCACGTGTTCGGCAAAGTGTATACGGGCGCGATCGGCACGGTCCTCACGGCGTGCATCGAGGGATGGGAGGCCTCGCGCGGACTGGAGCAGCTCTGCATCCAGTGCGGCGCCTGCCGCGATGTCTGCCCGGCGAAGATCGATCTGCCGGAGCTGATTCTTGAAGTGCGCCGGCGGGCGGCGGCAGCGGCCCCGCAGCCGCTGGCCGCCCGCGCCGCGTTCTCGATCGTCTCCAACCGGCGGGCGTTTCACGCTCTGCTGCGCGCCGCTTCGCTCGCACAGAAGCCGCTGGCCGATGGGCCGTATCTGCGGCACCTGCCGCTGTGGCTTTCCGGGCGGGGCAAGGACCGCCGCCTGCCAGCACTTGCGGCGGAGCCGCTGCGGGACCGCTTGCCGAGGCTCGAACAGCCGCGCTCGGACCGCAAGGCGGCGCTGTTCGCCGGCTGCCTGATCGACTTCGTGTATCCGGAGATCGGAGAGGCGATCGTGAGGCTGCTCAACCGGGCGGGAATCGAGGTTGTCTTTCCCGAGAAACAGACCTGCTGCGGCGCGCCCGCGCACTTCAGCGGCGCCCTGGATGCGGCGGCAGCCAACGCGCGGGACAACGCGGAGGCGTTTTCGGGCATCGAGGCCGAGGCGGTGATCTCCGCCTGTCCCACCTGCACGGTCGCGTTGCAGCAGGATGTTTTACGCGCGCTGCGGGAGACCGGCGGGGAGCAGCATCTGGCCGAAGCCGAGCAGCTCGCCGGGAAGACGGTCGACGTGGCGACCTTCCTGCAACGTCTGGTTGCGGAAGGAGCGCTGCGGCTGCCCGAGGGAAGGCAACTGCCGGCGCTGACGTATCACGATTCCTGCCACCTCAAGCGCACGCTGCACGCCGAGCAGCCGCCGCGCAAGCTGCTTTGCGCGACCGGATACGAGGTGCGTGAGATGGCGGAGTGCGATGTCTGCTGCGGCATGGGCGGTTCATACTCGCTGAAGATGCCGGAGGTCTCCTCCGCCATGCTGGCGCGCAAGCTGCGGATGATCGCGGCCACCGGGGCGGAGGGCGTGGCGCTGGACTGTCCCGGCTGCCTGATGCAGATCCGCGGAGGCAGCGCGGCTGCGGGCCAGCCTGTGCGAGTCCTGCACACGGCCGAATGGCTCGCCCATCTGCTCGACGCCGAGCATTGA
- a CDS encoding aminotransferase DegT — protein sequence MSGVSNQNPESRRGFLLKSAAAAGAAGLVFPRAGLAALGGPATVTYPAEKIKELTRWPRYGPAERQALHELIEANTYYDALPKFENEWKEYTKSPFVKAHMNGSSALTSMYFALDLPPGSEVMVPSYTFFSTCLAMRFFGLVPIFIDIDPKTACFDLEDAKRKLTPRTKAVVAMHSWGLPCEMDHIAAWCREKGLILLEDAAHAHGAWMQGKAMGTWGVMGIYSFQASKVLPTVEGGMGMYQTREYFERAAAFGHYEDPVKFPKDSPVRAYEGTGFGQKYRMHPFAAAVARVQLRGLEERNEIVRRNVRKLNERLIQLAGLSEPRCRPDQKRVYYHANMLFLDSAKAGFSRDQLVRALKAEGVGVSVWDYPEQHKLKIYSEAKWWHHAPAIPEKMPGNAQVNATHIFLPLMHGEADELIDQYVKAFEKVWARRTEVSKL from the coding sequence ATGAGCGGAGTTTCGAATCAGAATCCGGAAAGCCGCAGGGGCTTTCTGCTGAAAAGCGCCGCGGCTGCCGGCGCGGCTGGCCTCGTCTTTCCGCGCGCCGGCCTGGCGGCTCTGGGCGGACCGGCCACCGTGACCTACCCCGCGGAAAAGATCAAGGAACTGACGCGCTGGCCCCGTTACGGCCCCGCCGAGCGGCAGGCGTTGCACGAGCTGATTGAAGCCAACACGTATTACGACGCGCTGCCCAAATTCGAGAACGAGTGGAAAGAGTACACGAAATCGCCGTTCGTCAAGGCGCATATGAACGGCTCCAGCGCGCTGACATCCATGTATTTCGCCCTCGATCTGCCTCCGGGCAGCGAGGTCATGGTGCCGTCATATACGTTCTTCTCCACATGCCTGGCGATGCGGTTTTTCGGGCTGGTGCCGATCTTCATCGACATTGATCCGAAGACGGCCTGCTTCGATCTGGAAGACGCGAAGAGGAAGCTGACGCCGCGCACCAAAGCCGTCGTGGCCATGCACAGCTGGGGCCTGCCGTGCGAAATGGATCACATCGCCGCCTGGTGCCGCGAGAAGGGTCTCATTCTGCTCGAGGACGCCGCGCATGCGCACGGCGCCTGGATGCAGGGCAAAGCGATGGGCACGTGGGGCGTCATGGGCATCTATTCTTTCCAGGCGTCGAAAGTGCTTCCCACGGTGGAAGGCGGCATGGGAATGTACCAGACGCGGGAGTACTTCGAGCGCGCCGCTGCGTTCGGCCACTACGAAGACCCGGTGAAGTTTCCGAAAGACAGCCCCGTGCGCGCCTACGAGGGGACGGGCTTCGGCCAGAAGTACCGGATGCATCCCTTCGCCGCGGCGGTCGCTCGCGTGCAGCTGCGCGGGCTCGAGGAACGCAACGAAATCGTCCGGCGCAATGTCAGGAAGCTGAACGAGCGGCTGATCCAGCTCGCCGGTCTGAGCGAGCCGCGCTGCCGCCCCGACCAGAAGCGCGTCTATTACCACGCCAATATGCTCTTCCTCGATTCGGCCAAAGCGGGATTCTCGCGCGATCAGCTGGTGCGGGCGCTCAAGGCGGAGGGCGTGGGCGTCAGCGTCTGGGACTATCCGGAACAGCACAAGCTGAAGATCTACTCGGAGGCCAAGTGGTGGCACCACGCACCCGCGATTCCCGAGAAAATGCCCGGCAATGCGCAGGTGAACGCCACGCACATTTTCCTGCCGCTGATGCACGGCGAGGCGGACGAGCTGATCGATCAGTATGTGAAGGCGTTCGAGAAAGTGTGGGCTCGCCGCACGGAAGTCAGCAAGCTGTAA